Within the Macadamia integrifolia cultivar HAES 741 unplaced genomic scaffold, SCU_Mint_v3 scaffold2416, whole genome shotgun sequence genome, the region gaatTTGGGATGGATGATGAAGTCAGTTTCTAACCACCAAATGGAAAAGGTCGTGGAGATTGAAGTCAgtacttaataaaaaaaaaggtttgaaaGGATTAGACCCATTCTGAATTTGGGATTGATGATGAAGTCATTCTTATTAGCTTTAGCTTAATGAGATTTATATATTTTACGATATTTTAGATCTTACTGGGGTGATATCTTCCAATCATCTTCCAAGCTTCCAATGAGTTCCAATGAGTTAAATAGTGCAGTTCTGCTCCCCATTTGCAAAACTGTACTGTTGGAGAAACTGAGAAACTGGGGGCGGGTGGGTAGAATTAGAGGTGACAACCACAGCCTGACAGGTGACAACCATAGTTATGTACGAATCTAAACCAGATACTGTGCACTTGTGATGAGACATAAAAAGACAGATCCTGTGAGTTCTTGGATTTCTCTTATTCGGATCCGGGTCGGTTTAATTTAACCCAGATTCCTAGCCACTATATCTGCCTTGACCAGACTGAGCATACATAAGCAGACTTAGCACAGACAAccctgaagagagagagagatacagagAGAGATAGGAAAGTGGGTAGGTGGGTTTGGGGGACTAAATGGGTAATGGGTAATGTCTCCTTCCTCCCATCTGTCGGCTACATTCAGGTATGAGAAATGAGAATAACTTAGCATAAAACCACGTGCCCAACTCCAATAATTTTTAGGGTTTGCCGTGAAGTGATCAGCCGTTAGATCGGGATCTCCCAAACAGAATACGTGGAGCAGAGTTCCATCCCTACAAATACCCACACGGACAGTCTGCGATTCAGTGGCCATTGGGACTGTTTGGACACAGTTTCTCAGTGCTGATCATCATGCTTTGGTGTGTATTGGGATGCCAACCATTATGGGCTCCACTAGGCCAGGCCTGCCCCGTCAGACATCATTTACGCTGCGCCACACGAGTTGATAGTACCACTGTACTTATATGTATGATCGGACGGTTTTGAGATCAGGGAATGATGTTCACTGGGGCCCTACCCTAAATGGGCTCCACAGACcataggaaaaaataaataaaaaagctgTTTGTTACCCATACGGCCCATCCATCCCCGCTTAATAAAAAGAAGTTGGATGAAACATCCCTTCATTGATATTCGTACTTGGGTTTAGAGATACTTCAGATGACGTGTACTTTTGGGGAACTGGGATAGTGAACCCTGCCACACCTGAAGCGAACGACAACCCCACGAGGGTTAGGTcggttattttattttattttttatataaataaaaaaatattaaaacggtaaaagaaaacaaataaaatatacaaAGCTAAATTAGTTAGACGAGAATAAAAACCCTACCAAACCTTGAAGAGGCCTAATCAATCTCGCCTAACACAAATCGTGTTTTGTTCATTTAATTAATCGGTCTCATAGGTCAAGGCATAAGGTACAGATGTGTTTTTATTTGGTGGGTTAGTCACTGCTCTATAGTTCAAGGTCATCGGGCTACAAGGAAGCTTTAAGTGGGCTATAATAAGGTTATAAATGGTCATAGTGGTCTCCATGTTCTTTGATTTGTTTCTGTCCCCTCTTTTTCATGTAtcccccttctcctcctcccccttccccttccccttcgccttccccttcccttttttgcttttttgttgATGTTCTCTTCCCTCCCCCTGGTTCTTGGGTTGTCTAACCCCTTTCTCACAGCTTGGTTTGGTCTTCTCCTTTTGGATTGGCTTCCTTTTTTGATTAGGGTCTTTTTCCTTGTTTAGCTGGTTTGGCTTTGTCTCTTGtatctctcttttctcaaaaNNNNNNNNNNNNNNNNNNNNaaaaaaaaaaaaaaaaaaaaaaaaaaaaaaaaaaaaaagaagtagacTGGATTAAGCAACCATCAAATCACTACCCTGCATTGGGTGTTTCCGAACTATTGCTCTCACTGGTGTTTTTGAGCCCaatatatttaataattaattaaaccaATTGGTTCAGATCAAGCCTATTGACATGAGCTaacttttgataagatcaagtCTATCGATGTGACCCAACTTTTGACAACCCTATAGATCCTTTACTCTTGGAAAGGAAATCCCTGTTGCCCAATCACACTGAGGAAAGTGAAATTGTGAAAATGCCCACCCCAGcttcttaaacccaaaacccaaaagaaatagaagaaagagaaagggtaAAAAAGGACAAAATAATGTCCTTCACCCTAATAcgtaatttttttgggggaaaaaccctaatacgTAATCCTCAGTAGTAATTAGTGGTTGTTGTTGGGGGTGGGCGGGGGAAGAAATAAGGATGGGGTGGAATtatggaaagagaaagaatacTATTACTTTGGACTGAATTTTGGTTCTCTTTTAACTGACTTGTCAACTCTCAAAGTAACAGAAAGATTAGCATTCATGTACTGACTTTAcattcccctctctctctctctctctctattgtaaCATATGCTCCTACAGTAAATGTATTTTTCTTCAACGCCTAATGGAAGAAATTCCAATTCCTTATGCCCCATAGTTTTCTTGAACGCCTAATTGAAGAAATTCCTTATGTCCCATAAAACGACAACCGtaattaactaattaattgATGGAATTGATTAATTCACGTATGAGATTGCAatttgcaagagagagagagagagagagagagagagagagagagagagactctggAGGTGGCAGAGAAGAACTCTAGTAGAGAAAAATCTCTGTAAAATTTCTTACCTTTTACTTATCGGAAATTGGAGCTCTCAGTCAGTCTTGCCTGCCCCAAATCCCATAAACGAGAGAAAAGAGCTCCTATCAATGAAAACCCCTTAGATATAGATATATTACCCCACCAACTTAGCTCCTCTGGCTCTCTCTCTATATTAAtacttcccctccccctctctagTTTCTAtccagagagagaaagagtgcgTGCTCTTCATAGAGTATCTCCAGTAGTACCAGAGAAGAAGGTAAGATATTTGCCAAGCACCACCACCATGTGTAACCCAAACACCACTGCCACCAgcccaaccaccaccaccaccaccaccactaccaccgcCACCAACACGGCTGTGATCGAGAAACCGGCAGAATCACCCAAGACCCAGTTGTATTGGACTCTGTTATCTCTGTCCAACACCATAAAGCCAGGCAACCCAGAAAAGCAACGGCAATTCACATACCCAACACTCCCAGATATCATCAACGAAACAAAATCCCTCTTCAACCTCTCCTTCCCCATAGCTCTCACTGCTCTCCTCATCTACTCACGCTCCATCATTTCCATGCTCTTCCTAGGCCACCTAGGTGACATGGAGCTCGCCGCTGGTTCTCTCGCCATCGCTTTCGCCAACATCACTGGCTACTCCATCTTATCCGGTCTTGCCCTCGGCATGGAACCTCTCTGTGCGCAAGCCTTCGGTGCCCAACGCCCCAAGCTCCTATCACTCACCCTCCACCGTTCCATCATCTTCCTTCTTGTCTCTTCACTACCCATCTCCTTCCTCTGGTTTAACATGTCCAGGATTCTGCTATGCCTACACCAAGACCCCAACATCACACGTATTGCTCACACGTATCTTGTCTGCTCTCTCCCTGACCTTCTCACTAATTCCTTCCTCCATCCAATCCGCATTTATCTTCGATCACAAGGCATCACCCATCCGCTCACGTTAGCTTCCTGCGCTGGTTCCATCCTTCATATACCAGCCAACCTCCTTCTCGTCTCCCACCTCCGCCTCGGCGTCACCGGGGTCGCCGCCGCTTCCGCCGCCTCCAATTTCTTCGCGCTTTTGTTCCTCGTTTCCCACGTGTGGGCTTCTAAGTTGCACGTGCCGACTTGGGAGTCCCCGAGCTTAGAGTGTCTCACTGGCTGGGAGCCGCTTCTCCGGCTCGCTGCACCGAGTTGCGTCTCCGTATGTCTAGAGTGGTGGTGGTATGAGATCATGATCGTTCTCTGCGGTCTCCTCACGAATCCGACGGCGAAAGTGGCTTCCATGGGGGTCCTCATTCAAACAACGGCTCTGATTTACGTGTTCCCATCCTCACTAGGGTTTGCCGTGTCGACACGTGTTGGGAACGAGCTCGGCGCCAACCGTCCAGACAAGGCTAAGGCATCAGCGTTTGTAGCCGTTTTACTAGCGGCTCTGATGGGTTTATCAGCGATGGTTTTCGCATCAGGGATGAGAGATAGGTGGGGCCGGATGTTTACGGGGGATGCTGAGATCCTACGGCTGACGTCTTCTGTGCTTCCAATCCTAGGGTTGTGCGAGCTAGGAAACTGTCCACAGACTGTGGGGTGTGGGGTGCTGAGAGGGACCGCGCGGCCCAGCACGGCGGCTAACGTTAACCTCAGCGCATTTTATCTGGTTGGGATGCCCGTGGCAGTTGGACTTGGGCTTTGGCTTGGGATTGGGTTTTGCGGGCTTTGGCTTGGGTTGCTCTCGGCTCAGGTGTGTTGTGCTGGGCTTATGTTGTATGTTGTGGGGACCACTGACTGGGAAGCCCAAGCCCTACGAGCTCAGTTACTAACCTGCGGAGGATGCGTAGAAAATCATGGGAGTGAGGAGGAGGAGCCCTTGATCTCAATCAAAGTCACTCAAATCTAGTAactatttctcttttatttaaggcataaaaaactgaaaaattgGATATAAGAGGATCAAGCACATGTAATtacttccttttctttattttttcccccttttttccccaattcttttttgggttgggttgtgaaTTATAGTTAATTTTTTGTTCGGTGtagagaggaaaatatttttttttcttatttagctccatttgcaattttttttgttattttatccGCACTAATTGTTTTCGCATTTCTTTATAAGTTTTAACTTGTTCAAGATCCAATTCCTACTCTACATCCACAATAAAAATTTTTGAgggagagagttcactgaagaAGTGGCATAGGGAAGCACATCAATGATGTGTGATAAAACTGAATCATACATTGGAGAACAACTAGTTCATTTCATGCGAGGaagagatagacatagaggTCCTAACATACCCTACACCATTGGCTTAGAGAACCTTTCCCTATCTTAATTCTATGGTATCTTTTGTTCATTTCTTCTTGAACAATCACAAACAGTGAATCAGATTGTGTTAGCTATAGATTACAATTAACGAAAACACCATAGAATTTAATTTCTTTATATATTAGATTTGGAAAATCTAGACCTGGTCCTTTAATCAATCAAATGCTTCCCACATATATGTCTTgtgaaaaaatgggagagaaagaatagaTTTGCCACATCACCAACCCACAAAGGCACAATATTAGATGAGTCATCCGTAGATACTCTATAGTAAAAACTTTTACCCTAAATAATTTACAAATAAATTTTTGATAGTATTGAGCTTATTTTAGCTAGGGGTGTAATAACTGAAATCCAGGATCATGACATGGATTAAGAAATATAAGCAAGAACAATAAACTTAACATGAAACATACATGAAGCTATGGCGACAGATGTTGATAAGCCAAGCTCGAATCTAGAGCTGGAACTTCTACCTTACTCAACCATGATCGCAAGAGTGTTGAGACCTCCGAATTGAGCTGTTACTACATCGGTATTGCCCCCTAGCCCATCATACCTTAAACCAAATTTGGAGATTTACATTACATATGAATTACCTTATTGAACCCGAGAATAAAATCTTGTGTGTGTATACTAATAAAATTGGCAATTAGACTAATAAAAAACACTTCTAATGAGGGTAACAGGGTGGGGTGGTTCAAAGATGGAAGAATGAGTTCTTTCAAAGTGGGTGAGAAGAAAGCCAAAGCTTTCATAGTACAAAAGGAACtgagaaaaaataaagttggaatTGTAGGCTGTGATGACTGTGACGATGAAAAGTCTTTAAGACAAAAGCTTTCATGGTACCGAGGAACTGAGTAAAATATGTCCTGTGTTTGTGGTTTCATGACTCTCACTCCAATTGTTTAAGTTAAGACTCAAAAAAGGTTACTCAGATTGGTTCATGAACTTGCTAAAAGTATCTGTTCACATAATTAACCACATACATGGATGCTCTAAAACTGTGTTATCTACCTTAATTAGCCTTATCTTTGTTCTAGTAGTGAATTAAGTAAAAAAACCTGTGCTAATCGCAGTGGATGATCACATGGTTTTGTTCAATAAACTAACCCAaactcaaattaaaaaaaaccaTCACAGATAGGAATTAGCAATGAGAATATTCCCAAATTATGTCTTAATTACAGGATTATTGTCATCCTGTCGTGCCAATCATCGATGATTAAGTTTATTAATTTCCCCAAGATCAACAGACTAGATAACATTGAACTAGTCTAAGGTTTTGTGCATTTTGTCATGATGTCTTCTAGTAGTCTCTATCCCCTCATTTTGTCCAATTGGGTTACTACAAACTAAATAGTCAGAGGATTTGTTCTATTATTcataaaaattacaatttaatgTCAtcggagaaattttttttttttctttttttttttaagtcatcAAAGCTTTGAATAGGAAAAGTGTTAGGCACATCAATCCACCTGGTTAAATAAATCTTTCAAATTTCTTGACATATTcgtagaataaaaaaaaaaaaaaaaaaaaactgtagaaTATGCAGCTAAAACAAAGTATGGCTCAGatcaataaatataataaacaaagaaaagggTTCCATAGCAGTGATGTAGGCCAAGGAGTTTTGGGGGGACATGCTGCCATTCCTTCATGTTTTGAAGGAATAGAAGAAATCAAGAGATAAAGACAGCATCATTCCTCACCATCATGCTTCTCACATGGCTAACATTGTTGCACCTTGTTTAGTGTCCCTTAACTACTTAAACCACCTCCCTAGCTACCCTTCACATTTCTTCAATTAAGGGTGACCTCCACTCCCTCCTTTCCCTCCTCTCCTGTTATTTGTCCCCTTATCTTCACATAAGTCAGTTCTTATTCATTTTTAAAGACTAGATGCCATAATTTCAATCTCTCAAATCAAAGTCCCCATGATCAtagttgtatatatatatatataaaacaatatTCTTCTTAAGAAACTAACATTGTAGGGGAGCTAAGGGCATATCTGTGGATGTTGTCTACCTCCTAAGCAACAAGTGGACACCAAAGAGAACCTTATAGATAATATTCTTCatggttatttttttaatgtgagGATTATTGAAGCATCTGATCAAGAATTGGTTCCATAAATTGCTCAGCATTTTACCCTTTCTGTCCCTCTCTCAAATTGGCATTATATGTCCCCTCAACAGGATTATGATCAGCACCTTCCTTATCCTATGGTGGACATGATAGACATGTACCCCATTCAAGATGTAGATGTGGATGTGAGAACCCACAATCCTACATGGAAAAGTGAAATACACAACATGCATGGATGTCCTTCTTTGTTTTCCCaattgagagagagatgtcATGGGCCACATATAAGTCATAAAATTTCTCTCTGAGAAAAGTGTAGAATCATGACTCAcgtaaaaaaaccaaaatataccCAATGCATGAGGTTCCCAATATTGCGAAGTCTAGGGAGAGCCATAATGTAACATGGCCATGtacattttgtaattttctttcgTTCAATCTGTTGCTTCACTATTAGGACAAAGAGTATTAATCTCTTGTCAGGTGTCCACAAGATTTGTGGTTAACAAGTTTCTTGTCGGAGTAGTTTCATTGCAAAAGAAGCTACAGAAGTCTGTTACTCTTCTTCTACTGtaaaggaagagggaagaattAATACGTGGCAACCACAGAAAGTAGAAGAAATGTATGGATCAAACAAACCTTTCTTGGTGAAATGGACTGGAAACAAAGATATTTGTATACGGCTTTGATTGCAAGAGTCAGAAATAAGGGAAGGAACATAATGAGAAAGCTAGACTTTTCATAGCATGGTTAGTGGTTAGATTGAAAAAAACATGTCTTCAAGTAATGACAGTAGCTTAagatattttcttattgacacctttTTAGGCTTCAGTTGTCAAATTATTTGtacttttacctttttaataacatgt harbors:
- the LOC122066487 gene encoding protein DETOXIFICATION 51-like codes for the protein MCNPNTTATSPTTTTTTTTTTATNTAVIEKPAESPKTQLYWTLLSLSNTIKPGNPEKQRQFTYPTLPDIINETKSLFNLSFPIALTALLIYSRSIISMLFLGHLGDMELAAGSLAIAFANITGYSILSGLALGMEPLCAQAFGAQRPKLLSLTLHRSIIFLLVSSLPISFLWFNMSRILLCLHQDPNITRIAHTYLVCSLPDLLTNSFLHPIRIYLRSQGITHPLTLASCAGSILHIPANLLLVSHLRLGVTGVAAASAASNFFALLFLVSHVWASKLHVPTWESPSLECLTGWEPLLRLAAPSCVSVCLEWWWYEIMIVLCGLLTNPTAKVASMGVLIQTTALIYVFPSSLGFAVSTRVGNELGANRPDKAKASAFVAVLLAALMGLSAMVFASGMRDRWGRMFTGDAEILRLTSSVLPILGLCELGNCPQTVGCGVLRGTARPSTAANVNLSAFYLVGMPVAVGLGLWLGIGFCGLWLGLLSAQVCCAGLMLYVVGTTDWEAQALRAQLLTCGGCVENHGSEEEEPLISIKVTQI